A portion of the Microbacterium hominis genome contains these proteins:
- a CDS encoding aldehyde dehydrogenase family protein, which translates to MSFLEYAPAPESRAILNLRDEYGLFIDGEFRAGSGTAFDTISPADEQRIATVAAASEEDVDAAVQAARRAFDKTWSKMSGRDRGKYLFRIARLVQERARELAVAESLDNGKPIKESRDVDIPLVAAWFFYYAGWADKLDYAGLGPDPQPLGVAGQVIPWNFPLLMLAWKIAPALAAGNTVVLKPAETTPLSALLFAEILQQADLPPGVVNIVTGAGATGAAVVRHPDVDKVAFTGSTAVGREIAKAVAGTSKKVTLELGGKAANIIFDDAPIEQAVDGIVTGIFFNQGQVCCAGSRLVVQESIHDEVVERLKARLSTLRLGDPLDKNTDIGAINSAEQLARVRELSRIGDEEGAERWTADCVIPDKGFWFAPTIFTNVQSSHRIARDEIFGPVLSVLTFRTPDEAIAKANNTPYGLSAGIWSEKGSRILAVADRLRAGVVWANTFNRFDPSSPFGGYKESGYGREGGRHGLAAYLKGGMR; encoded by the coding sequence ATGAGTTTCCTCGAGTACGCGCCCGCCCCCGAGTCGCGCGCGATCCTGAACCTGCGCGACGAGTACGGGCTGTTCATCGACGGCGAGTTCCGCGCGGGATCGGGCACCGCATTCGACACCATCTCCCCGGCCGACGAGCAGCGCATCGCCACGGTCGCGGCGGCGTCGGAAGAGGATGTGGATGCCGCCGTGCAGGCCGCGCGGCGTGCCTTCGACAAGACCTGGTCGAAGATGAGCGGGCGTGATCGCGGCAAGTACCTGTTCCGGATCGCCCGGCTCGTCCAGGAGCGCGCGCGCGAGCTCGCCGTGGCCGAAAGCCTCGACAACGGCAAGCCGATCAAGGAGAGCCGCGACGTCGACATCCCGCTCGTCGCGGCGTGGTTCTTCTACTACGCCGGCTGGGCCGACAAGCTCGACTACGCCGGGCTCGGGCCCGACCCGCAGCCGCTGGGAGTCGCCGGGCAGGTGATCCCGTGGAACTTCCCCCTCCTCATGCTCGCGTGGAAGATCGCCCCCGCGCTCGCCGCCGGCAACACCGTGGTGCTCAAGCCCGCCGAGACGACGCCCCTGTCGGCTCTGCTGTTCGCCGAGATCCTCCAGCAGGCAGACCTCCCGCCCGGCGTGGTCAACATCGTGACCGGAGCCGGAGCCACCGGTGCGGCCGTGGTACGGCATCCCGATGTCGACAAGGTGGCGTTCACCGGCTCGACCGCGGTCGGACGCGAGATCGCGAAGGCGGTCGCCGGCACGTCCAAGAAGGTGACCCTGGAGCTCGGCGGCAAGGCGGCGAACATCATCTTCGACGACGCGCCCATCGAGCAGGCCGTCGACGGGATCGTCACGGGCATCTTCTTCAACCAGGGGCAGGTCTGCTGCGCGGGCAGCCGGCTGGTCGTGCAGGAGTCGATCCACGACGAGGTGGTAGAGCGGCTGAAGGCGCGCCTCTCGACGCTGCGCCTCGGCGACCCGCTCGACAAGAACACCGACATCGGCGCGATCAACTCGGCCGAGCAGCTGGCGCGGGTGCGCGAGCTCAGCCGCATCGGCGACGAGGAGGGCGCTGAGCGCTGGACGGCGGACTGCGTGATCCCCGACAAGGGCTTCTGGTTCGCGCCGACGATCTTCACGAATGTGCAGTCCAGCCACCGCATCGCGCGAGACGAGATCTTCGGCCCGGTGCTCTCGGTGCTCACCTTCCGCACGCCCGACGAGGCGATCGCGAAGGCCAACAACACGCCGTACGGCCTGTCCGCCGGTATCTGGAGCGAGAAGGGCTCGCGCATCCTCGCGGTGGCGGACCGCCTGCGCGCCGGCGTCGTCTGGGCGAACACCTTCAACCGCTTCGACCCGTCGAGCCCCTTCGGCGGCTACAAGGAGTCGGGCTACGGACGCGAGGGCGGCAGGCACGGCCTGGCCGCATACCTGAAGGGCGGGATGAGATGA
- the deoC gene encoding deoxyribose-phosphate aldolase, with the protein MSRTDLQTLPERAVELLGGEPDDVTLRRYLHGLAGVDAVGLAQRAGDLGTRSIKTTSKAWALDKIIELIDLTTLEGADTPGKVRSLVAKALNPDASDPTCPRVAAVCVYGDMVPHAVEALGSAHGDPDEGGVSVAAVATAFPSGRASLAIKLADTAEAVAAGADEIDMVIDRGAFLAGRYGQVFDQIAQVKQACRRADGSSASLKVILETGELTTYDNIKRASWLAILAGGDFIKTSTGKVQPAATLPVTLLMLEVVRDWHRATGERIGVKPAGGIRTAKDAIKYLVTVAEIAGEEWLQPHLFRYGASSLLNDVLRQRQKLATGHYTGTDYVTID; encoded by the coding sequence ATGAGCCGCACAGATCTGCAGACCCTGCCCGAGCGTGCCGTCGAGCTCCTCGGCGGGGAGCCCGACGATGTGACCCTGCGTCGCTACCTGCACGGCCTGGCCGGAGTGGATGCCGTGGGCCTGGCCCAGCGGGCGGGCGACCTCGGCACCCGGTCGATCAAGACGACCTCCAAGGCGTGGGCGCTCGACAAGATCATCGAGCTCATCGACCTGACCACGCTCGAGGGCGCCGACACCCCGGGCAAAGTGCGCTCGCTGGTGGCCAAGGCGCTCAATCCCGACGCGTCCGATCCGACCTGTCCCCGCGTGGCGGCGGTCTGCGTGTACGGCGACATGGTGCCGCACGCGGTCGAGGCCCTGGGCTCCGCCCACGGCGACCCCGACGAGGGCGGCGTGTCGGTGGCGGCGGTGGCGACCGCGTTCCCGAGCGGCCGCGCGTCGCTGGCCATCAAGCTGGCCGACACCGCGGAGGCCGTCGCCGCCGGCGCCGACGAGATCGACATGGTGATCGATCGCGGGGCGTTCCTCGCGGGCCGGTACGGGCAGGTCTTCGACCAGATCGCGCAGGTGAAGCAGGCCTGTCGCCGCGCCGACGGGTCCTCGGCGTCGCTGAAGGTGATCCTCGAGACGGGCGAGCTCACCACCTACGACAACATCAAGCGGGCGTCGTGGCTGGCGATCCTCGCGGGCGGCGATTTCATCAAGACCTCCACCGGCAAGGTCCAGCCCGCCGCGACGCTGCCGGTGACGCTGCTGATGCTCGAGGTCGTGCGCGACTGGCACCGCGCCACCGGCGAGCGGATCGGCGTGAAGCCGGCAGGCGGCATCCGCACCGCCAAGGACGCGATCAAGTACCTGGTGACCGTCGCCGAGATCGCCGGCGAGGAGTGGCTGCAGCCGCATCTGTTCCGGTACGGCGCCTCCAGCCTGCTCAACGACGTGCTGCGCCAGCGGCAGAAGCTCGCGACCGGCCATTACACCGGGACCGACTACGTGACGATCGACTGA
- a CDS encoding bifunctional riboflavin kinase/FAD synthetase — MIVFRDPAEVPADFGPSVAAIGKFDGVHTGHRAVIDRARVDAAALGAKIVAVTFDRNPLALLRPDICPDSLVGEHQKLGLLADSGVDATLMLTFDRRLADLDAQAFVEHVLVGALGVKIVMVGSDFRFGRGGAGTPALLRELGPRFGFEVDVVDDVRAIDEGRRVSSTWVRELLDDGDVVGAARLLGRPHAVRGQVVHGAKRGRELGFPTANLGADLEGFIPADGVYAGWLVDHGMPSSGGEAGRSIHYPAAISVGTNPTFDDVVQRQVEAYVLDEADLDLYDHTVEIRFAGRVRGMVAFEGIEPLIAQMTDDIDKVRAALA, encoded by the coding sequence GTGATCGTCTTCCGCGATCCGGCGGAAGTGCCCGCGGACTTCGGGCCCTCGGTGGCCGCGATCGGCAAGTTCGACGGAGTGCACACGGGCCACCGCGCGGTCATCGATCGGGCGCGGGTGGATGCCGCCGCCCTCGGCGCGAAGATCGTCGCGGTCACCTTCGACCGCAATCCGCTCGCGCTGCTGCGCCCGGACATCTGCCCCGACAGCCTGGTCGGAGAGCACCAGAAGCTCGGCCTGCTGGCCGACTCCGGTGTGGATGCCACGCTCATGCTCACCTTCGACCGGCGGCTCGCCGACCTCGACGCGCAGGCGTTCGTCGAGCACGTGCTCGTGGGCGCGCTCGGGGTGAAGATCGTCATGGTGGGCAGCGACTTCCGGTTCGGCCGGGGCGGGGCCGGCACGCCCGCGCTGCTGCGCGAGCTCGGCCCCCGGTTCGGCTTCGAGGTCGACGTCGTCGACGACGTGCGGGCGATCGACGAGGGCAGGCGCGTCTCCTCGACGTGGGTGCGCGAGCTCCTCGACGACGGCGACGTGGTGGGCGCCGCGCGCCTGCTCGGCCGTCCGCACGCGGTGCGGGGTCAGGTCGTGCACGGCGCGAAGCGCGGCCGTGAACTCGGCTTCCCCACGGCGAACCTCGGCGCCGACCTCGAGGGCTTCATCCCCGCCGACGGCGTGTACGCCGGCTGGCTCGTCGACCACGGGATGCCGTCCTCCGGCGGTGAGGCCGGGCGCAGCATCCATTACCCGGCCGCGATCAGCGTGGGCACCAATCCCACGTTCGACGATGTGGTGCAGCGCCAGGTCGAGGCGTATGTGCTCGACGAGGCCGACCTCGATCTCTACGACCACACCGTCGAGATCCGCTTCGCGGGTCGCGTGCGCGGGATGGTGGCCTTCGAGGGCATCGAGCCGCTCATCGCGCAGATGACCGACGACATCGACAAGGTGCGCGCGGCGCTGGCCTGA
- the truB gene encoding tRNA pseudouridine(55) synthase TruB, translated as MPAHARSDRPKPPPGVVLVDKPGGMTSHDVVARARRALGTRKIGHAGTLDPMATGLLVLGVEGATRLLTFIVGLDKTYEATIRLGVATDTDDADGEIVEAVDAAGITRAQIDARIAGLTGAISQVPSTYSAIKVDGRRAYDLARAGEEVELKAREVTVSRFDVVAERRAGAVIDLDVVVDCSSGTYIRSLARDLGAALGVGGHLTALRRTRIGPFGLDAAADADAIGDATPLTPAAAAVAVLGRFAVTADEARDLRHGKRLEGAAVRLPSVPAAAIDPEGVLVGVVEKRGADVKSAMNMPEEASA; from the coding sequence ATGCCCGCGCACGCCCGATCCGACCGCCCGAAGCCGCCGCCGGGGGTCGTGCTGGTCGACAAGCCCGGCGGGATGACGTCGCACGACGTGGTCGCCCGCGCGCGTCGCGCCCTCGGCACCCGCAAGATCGGCCACGCCGGCACGCTCGACCCGATGGCGACGGGGCTGCTCGTGCTCGGCGTCGAGGGTGCGACGCGCCTGCTCACCTTCATCGTGGGGCTCGACAAGACGTACGAGGCGACGATCCGCCTGGGCGTGGCGACCGACACCGATGACGCCGACGGCGAGATCGTCGAGGCGGTGGATGCCGCGGGCATCACCCGCGCGCAGATCGACGCCCGCATCGCAGGGCTCACCGGTGCGATCTCGCAGGTGCCCAGCACGTATTCGGCGATCAAGGTCGACGGCCGTCGCGCGTACGATCTGGCACGCGCGGGCGAGGAGGTCGAGCTGAAGGCGCGCGAGGTGACCGTGTCGCGCTTCGACGTCGTCGCGGAGCGCCGCGCGGGCGCGGTGATCGATCTCGACGTCGTGGTGGACTGCTCCAGCGGCACCTACATCCGTTCGCTCGCGCGCGACCTCGGCGCCGCCCTCGGCGTCGGCGGCCACCTCACCGCCCTGCGCCGCACCCGGATCGGCCCGTTCGGGCTCGACGCCGCGGCCGACGCCGACGCGATCGGCGATGCGACGCCCCTGACCCCCGCCGCCGCGGCGGTCGCCGTGCTCGGGCGGTTCGCCGTCACCGCCGACGAGGCGCGCGACCTCCGCCACGGCAAGCGGCTCGAGGGCGCCGCCGTGCGCCTCCCCTCCGTCCCCGCCGCCGCCATCGATCCCGAGGGCGTGCTCGTCGGGGTCGTCGAGAAGCGGGGAGCCGATGTGAAGAGCGCGATGAACATGCCCGAGGAGGCATCCGCATGA
- a CDS encoding type IV toxin-antitoxin system AbiEi family antitoxin domain-containing protein produces the protein MSRVDPLAVLSRRGGVVRTSTLLSDGVSRHAQARLVESGLAYRPCRGWIARSGADPQLVAAARAGVVLTCVTQARRLGLWVLDEPEIHVAAAPHAHVRVATAHAHWSRPVIPRHPDALVDPIENVLALVAQCRPHDEALVVWESALNSARADKAILGRLPLPTAAQALLDEAQPWSMSGLESFVPPRLRWLRLSIVPQAWIHGHRVDFLIGERLVLQVDGGHHVGAQREADIAHDAALMLLGYHVIRVGYRQVVDRWPEVQDLIMRAVAQGLHRAA, from the coding sequence ATGTCTCGTGTCGACCCTCTCGCAGTGCTGTCGCGTCGGGGAGGCGTGGTGCGCACGTCGACCCTGCTCTCCGACGGGGTCTCCCGACATGCGCAGGCCCGGCTCGTCGAGTCCGGCCTCGCCTACCGCCCGTGCCGCGGGTGGATCGCCCGCTCGGGAGCCGACCCACAGCTCGTCGCCGCCGCGCGCGCCGGCGTTGTGCTCACCTGCGTGACCCAGGCGCGCCGACTCGGGCTATGGGTGCTCGATGAGCCCGAGATCCATGTTGCGGCGGCGCCGCACGCCCACGTGCGGGTTGCGACCGCTCACGCGCACTGGAGCCGTCCAGTGATCCCGAGGCATCCCGATGCGCTCGTCGACCCGATCGAGAATGTGCTCGCTCTCGTGGCGCAATGCCGCCCGCACGACGAGGCGCTGGTGGTGTGGGAGTCCGCCCTGAACTCGGCCCGGGCCGACAAGGCGATCCTGGGCCGCCTTCCTCTGCCGACGGCCGCGCAGGCGCTGCTCGACGAAGCACAGCCGTGGTCCATGTCGGGCCTGGAGTCGTTCGTGCCGCCGCGTCTTCGATGGCTGCGGCTGTCGATCGTGCCGCAGGCCTGGATCCACGGACACCGCGTCGACTTCCTCATCGGGGAACGCCTCGTACTCCAGGTGGACGGCGGGCACCACGTCGGGGCCCAGCGTGAGGCGGACATCGCGCACGACGCGGCGCTCATGCTGCTCGGATACCACGTCATCCGCGTCGGATACCGTCAGGTGGTCGATCGATGGCCCGAAGTCCAGGACCTCATCATGCGGGCGGTCGCGCAGGGCCTGCACCGCGCGGCGTGA
- the rbfA gene encoding 30S ribosome-binding factor RbfA, translating into MSQERQARMADRIRVLIAERLEKGLRDPRLGFVTITDVRVTGDLQHASVFYTVYGTDEERASSAEALKAATGMLRSEVGRKLGVRLTPSLEFIPDALPESAGHIADLLREAQERDAAVAGIAAKAAYAGDADPYVKPREFEDEEVEVDDR; encoded by the coding sequence ATGTCTCAGGAACGACAGGCGCGCATGGCGGACCGCATCCGCGTGCTCATCGCGGAGCGTCTGGAGAAGGGGCTGCGCGACCCGCGCCTCGGCTTCGTGACGATCACCGATGTGCGCGTGACGGGCGACCTGCAGCACGCGTCGGTGTTCTACACCGTGTACGGCACCGACGAGGAGCGCGCCTCCAGCGCCGAGGCGCTGAAGGCGGCCACCGGGATGCTGCGCAGCGAAGTCGGGCGCAAGCTCGGCGTGCGGCTCACACCGTCGCTCGAGTTCATCCCCGACGCCCTCCCCGAGAGCGCCGGTCACATCGCCGACCTGCTGCGCGAAGCGCAGGAGCGCGATGCGGCCGTCGCGGGGATCGCCGCCAAGGCCGCCTACGCGGGCGACGCCGACCCCTACGTGAAGCCTCGTGAGTTCGAGGACGAAGAGGTCGAGGTCGACGACCGCTGA
- the infB gene encoding translation initiation factor IF-2 → MAAKPRVHEIASELGVDSKVALAKLKELGEFVKSPSSTIEPPVARKLRAALAAESASKPADASAGKPAPARPAGRPGPARPAAPAATPAQAAKPGVKPGPAKPAAPAPAPAPAASAAPEAPAPEAPAAPAPAEAAPAAKSAAGPKPGPAGPTPQPPRPGGAPRPGNNPFASSQGMGQRPSGPRPGNNPFASAQGMGQRPTPGNIPRPQAPRPGAPRPGAPRPGGGGRPGGGGRPGAPFQQRPGGPGRPGGAGGGGFQRPGGAPGAGGGFAGRPGGGGGRGRGPGGGTAGAFGKGGGKSKQRKSRRAKRQEFEMRSAPVVGGVNVQKGNGEIIRLRRGASIADFADKLEALRGYTVQPGTLVTILFNLGEMATATESLDEATFEVLGAELGYKIQMVSPEDEDKELLEGFGLDLEAELEAENEEDLEIRPPVVTVMGHVDHGKTRLLDAIRQTNVVAGEAGGITQHIGAYQVWTEHDSIERAITFIDTPGHEAFTAMRARGAQVTDIAILVVAADDGIMPQTVEALNHAQAANVPIVVAVNKVDKPEANPAKVRQQLTEYGLVAEEYGGDVMFVDVSARQGTGIQELLDAVLLTADAGLDLTANPNKAARGVAIEAKLDKGRGSVATVLIQSGTLRVGDAIVAGTAYGRVRAMIDENGDAVDEAYPSRPVQVQGLNSVPRAGDTFIVTEEDRTARQIAEKREAAERNAQLAKARKRISLEDFTRALEEGKVESLNLIIKGDVSGAVEALEESLLKIEVDESVQLRIIHRGVGAITESDINLATIDNAIVIGFNVRPDTKARERAAREGVDVRFYSVIYNAIDDVEQSLKGLLKPEFEEVQSGVAEIREVFRSSKFGNIAGVIVRSGTITRNAKARVIRDGVVIADGLAIESLRRFKDDVTEVRTDFECGIGLGKYNDIQIGDEIETTEMVEKPRG, encoded by the coding sequence GTGGCTGCCAAACCACGCGTGCACGAGATCGCTTCCGAACTCGGTGTCGACAGCAAGGTCGCTCTGGCCAAGCTGAAGGAACTCGGCGAGTTCGTCAAGAGCCCCTCGTCGACGATCGAGCCCCCCGTGGCTCGCAAGCTCCGCGCCGCCCTCGCGGCGGAAAGCGCGAGCAAGCCGGCCGACGCGTCCGCCGGCAAGCCGGCACCGGCGCGTCCCGCCGGCCGCCCCGGCCCGGCGCGCCCCGCGGCACCTGCCGCGACCCCGGCGCAGGCCGCCAAGCCCGGCGTGAAGCCCGGCCCGGCCAAGCCCGCCGCCCCGGCCCCCGCGCCGGCGCCGGCTGCCTCGGCTGCGCCTGAGGCACCCGCCCCCGAGGCGCCGGCTGCCCCTGCCCCGGCAGAGGCCGCTCCGGCCGCGAAGTCCGCCGCCGGCCCCAAGCCCGGCCCCGCGGGCCCGACCCCGCAGCCTCCGCGTCCGGGTGGCGCCCCGCGCCCCGGCAACAACCCCTTCGCCTCTTCGCAGGGCATGGGCCAGCGTCCTTCGGGACCGCGTCCGGGCAACAACCCGTTCGCGTCCGCTCAGGGAATGGGCCAGCGCCCGACCCCCGGCAACATCCCGCGCCCGCAGGCGCCGCGCCCCGGCGCACCCCGCCCCGGCGCCCCGCGTCCGGGTGGCGGCGGTCGTCCCGGTGGCGGCGGTCGTCCCGGCGCGCCGTTCCAGCAGCGTCCCGGCGGCCCCGGTCGTCCCGGCGGTGCTGGCGGCGGCGGGTTCCAGCGCCCCGGTGGCGCGCCCGGTGCGGGCGGCGGCTTCGCCGGTCGTCCGGGTGGCGGCGGCGGTCGCGGCCGTGGCCCCGGCGGTGGCACCGCGGGTGCCTTCGGCAAGGGCGGCGGCAAGTCCAAGCAGCGTAAGTCGCGTCGCGCGAAGCGGCAGGAATTCGAGATGCGGTCGGCGCCGGTCGTCGGCGGCGTCAACGTCCAGAAGGGCAACGGCGAGATCATCCGACTGCGCCGCGGCGCGTCGATCGCGGACTTCGCCGACAAGCTCGAGGCGCTGCGCGGCTACACCGTGCAGCCCGGCACGCTCGTGACCATCCTGTTCAACCTGGGCGAGATGGCCACCGCGACCGAGTCGCTCGACGAGGCCACCTTCGAGGTCCTCGGCGCCGAGCTCGGCTACAAGATCCAGATGGTCTCGCCCGAGGACGAGGACAAGGAGCTCCTCGAGGGCTTCGGTCTCGACCTCGAGGCCGAGCTGGAGGCGGAGAACGAGGAAGACCTCGAGATCCGTCCTCCCGTCGTGACCGTCATGGGTCACGTCGACCACGGTAAGACGCGACTGCTCGACGCCATCCGTCAGACCAACGTGGTCGCGGGCGAGGCCGGCGGCATCACGCAGCACATCGGTGCCTACCAGGTGTGGACCGAGCACGACAGCATCGAGCGTGCCATCACGTTCATCGACACCCCCGGTCACGAGGCGTTCACCGCCATGCGTGCCCGCGGTGCGCAGGTCACCGACATCGCGATCCTCGTGGTCGCCGCCGACGACGGCATCATGCCGCAGACGGTGGAGGCCCTGAACCACGCCCAGGCGGCGAACGTGCCGATCGTGGTCGCGGTGAACAAGGTCGACAAGCCCGAGGCCAACCCCGCCAAGGTGCGCCAGCAGCTCACCGAGTACGGCCTGGTCGCCGAGGAGTACGGCGGCGACGTCATGTTCGTCGACGTCTCGGCTCGTCAGGGCACCGGCATCCAGGAGCTCCTCGACGCCGTCCTGCTCACCGCCGACGCCGGTCTCGACCTCACCGCGAACCCCAACAAGGCGGCGCGCGGTGTCGCGATCGAGGCCAAGCTCGACAAGGGTCGCGGTTCGGTCGCCACGGTGCTCATCCAGTCCGGAACGCTCCGCGTCGGCGACGCGATCGTGGCGGGTACGGCCTACGGCCGCGTGCGCGCCATGATCGACGAGAACGGAGACGCGGTCGACGAGGCCTACCCGTCGCGTCCGGTGCAGGTGCAGGGTCTGAACTCCGTGCCCCGCGCCGGTGACACCTTCATCGTGACAGAGGAGGACCGCACGGCCCGCCAGATCGCGGAGAAGCGCGAGGCCGCCGAGCGCAACGCCCAGCTGGCCAAGGCCCGCAAGCGCATCTCGCTCGAGGACTTCACCCGCGCTCTCGAAGAGGGCAAGGTCGAGTCGCTCAACCTCATCATCAAGGGTGACGTCTCCGGTGCCGTCGAGGCGCTCGAGGAGTCGCTGCTCAAGATCGAGGTCGACGAGTCGGTGCAGCTGCGGATCATCCACCGCGGTGTCGGCGCGATCACCGAGTCGGACATCAACCTGGCGACGATCGACAACGCGATCGTCATCGGCTTCAACGTCCGCCCCGACACGAAGGCGCGCGAGCGTGCCGCACGCGAGGGCGTGGACGTGCGGTTCTACTCGGTCATCTACAACGCGATCGACGACGTCGAGCAGTCGCTCAAGGGCCTGCTCAAGCCGGAGTTCGAAGAGGTCCAGTCGGGTGTCGCCGAGATCCGCGAGGTGTTCCGCTCCTCGAAGTTCGGCAACATCGCCGGTGTCATCGTCCGCTCGGGCACGATCACGCGCAACGCCAAGGCGCGCGTCATCCGCGACGGCGTGGTCATCGCCGACGGCCTGGCCATCGAGTCGCTGCGCCGCTTCAAGGACGACGTCACCGAGGTCCGCACGGACTTCGAGTGCGGTATCGGCCTCGGCAAGTACAACGACATCCAGATCGGCGACGAGATCGAGACCACCGAGATGGTGGAGAAGCCGCGCGGCTGA
- a CDS encoding YlxR family protein encodes MDPVRTCVGCRARASRSALLRVVSIDSVLVLDERASMPGRGAWVHETHECVDAAVRRRAFVRALRVSGPLDTQTIEQHIQRKG; translated from the coding sequence ATGGACCCGGTACGAACGTGCGTCGGATGCCGCGCGCGTGCTTCCCGGTCCGCCCTCTTGAGGGTGGTCTCCATCGATTCGGTCCTCGTCCTCGACGAGCGTGCTTCGATGCCCGGACGAGGTGCGTGGGTGCACGAGACGCATGAATGCGTGGATGCCGCGGTGCGGCGCCGCGCTTTCGTGCGGGCATTGCGTGTGTCAGGCCCGCTTGACACGCAGACCATCGAACAGCACATCCAGCGAAAAGGCTGA
- the nusA gene encoding transcription termination factor NusA — protein sequence MDIDLGLLKTIEREKEIPLGELVRIIEQAILIAYAKHSSPTGELPEGARAAIDPKTGHVAIFVPLLDEEGAVIGEEESTPDDFGRIAAYAAKQVISQRLRDIADDAVLGEFRGKEGDIVAGVVQQGPNPRMVHVDLGSVEAILPPEEQVPGEEYTHGSRLRVYVTSVAKGAKGPSITVSRTHPGLVRKLFALEVPEIAGGLVEIVSLAREAGHRTKIAVKANDPTINAKGACIGELGRRVRAVTEELSGEKIDIVDYDPELAKFVANALSPAKVTSSFVLDVGSKAVRALVPDYQLSLAIGKEGQNARLAAKLTGAKIDIQPDSILES from the coding sequence GTGGACATCGATCTCGGACTTCTCAAGACGATCGAGCGCGAGAAGGAGATCCCTCTCGGCGAGCTCGTGCGCATCATCGAGCAGGCGATCCTCATCGCCTACGCCAAGCACAGTTCCCCCACCGGTGAGCTTCCCGAGGGCGCCCGCGCCGCGATCGACCCGAAGACCGGCCACGTCGCGATCTTCGTGCCCCTCCTCGATGAGGAGGGCGCCGTCATCGGCGAGGAGGAGTCCACCCCCGACGACTTCGGCCGCATCGCGGCGTACGCCGCCAAGCAGGTCATCAGCCAGCGTCTGCGCGACATCGCCGACGACGCCGTGCTCGGCGAGTTCCGCGGCAAGGAGGGCGACATCGTCGCCGGCGTCGTGCAGCAGGGGCCGAATCCCCGCATGGTGCACGTCGACCTCGGCTCGGTCGAGGCGATCCTCCCGCCCGAGGAGCAGGTGCCGGGCGAGGAGTACACGCACGGCTCTCGGCTGCGCGTCTATGTGACCTCCGTCGCCAAGGGCGCCAAGGGCCCCTCGATCACCGTGTCCCGCACGCACCCGGGCCTCGTCCGCAAGCTGTTCGCGCTCGAGGTGCCCGAGATCGCCGGCGGTCTGGTCGAGATCGTCTCGCTCGCCCGCGAGGCCGGCCACCGCACGAAGATCGCCGTGAAGGCCAACGATCCCACCATCAACGCCAAGGGCGCCTGCATCGGCGAGCTCGGCCGGCGCGTGCGCGCGGTGACCGAGGAGCTCAGCGGCGAGAAGATCGACATCGTCGACTACGACCCGGAATTGGCGAAGTTCGTCGCCAACGCCCTCTCGCCCGCCAAGGTCACCTCCAGCTTCGTGCTGGACGTCGGCAGCAAGGCGGTGCGCGCGCTCGTGCCCGATTACCAGCTGTCGCTGGCGATCGGCAAGGAGGGCCAGAACGCGCGTCTGGCCGCCAAGCTGACCGGGGCCAAGATCGACATCCAGCCCGACAGCATCCTCGAGTCCTGA